In the genome of Sphaeramia orbicularis chromosome 13, fSphaOr1.1, whole genome shotgun sequence, one region contains:
- the LOC115431077 gene encoding claudin-4-like encodes MRAKLEVLALVLGSIALIGTIVATALPTWKVSAFIGANLIVMEDRWEGLWMNCYKQIDKMQCKAYDSLLILPPELQASRGLMCVSIILVAIALSIMACGTKKSSCCEDNVKGKNITLALAGSLFLLSCLTTLIPVSWVGHTVIRNFNNPTLVDAQKHELGSALYIGWATSAILLITGIILLVSFSHRRTKEEEPYTKAYILAARNVPKEESVNLERTPSSFHKHQEYV; translated from the coding sequence ATGAGAGCAAAGTTGGAAGTGTTGGCTTTGGTCCTGGGCAGCATCGCCTTGATTGGGACCATAGTGGCCACTGCCCTTCCCACATGGAAGGTCTCGGCCTTCATCGGTGCCAACCTCATCGTGATGGAGGACCGCTGGGAGGGCTTATGGATGAACTGCTACAAACAAATCGACAAGATGCAGTGCAAGGCGTACGACTCCCTGCTAATTCTCCCACCTGAGCTACAGGCGTCAAGGGGGCTCATGTGCGTCTCCATAATCCTGGTTGCCATCGCTTTGTCCATCATGGCATGTGGAACCAAGAAGAGCAGCTGCTGTGAGGACAACGTAAAGGGCAAAAACATCACCCTGGCATTAGCGGGGAGTTTGTTTCTGCTGTCTTGCTTGACCACACTTATCCCCGTGAGCTGGGTGGGCCACACCGTCATCAGAAACTTCAATAACCCAACACTGGTGGATGCTCAGAAACATGAACTGGGGTCTGCTCTCTATATTGGGTGGGCCACGTCCGCAATCTTGCTCATCACTGGGATCATTcttttggtcagtttcagccacCGTAGGACGAAGGAGGAAGAGCCCTACACTAAAGCCTACATCTTGGCAGCGAGGAACGTACCGAAGGAGGAGAGTGTGAACTTAGAGAGGACGCCGTCCAGCTTCCACAAGCATCAGGAATATGTGTAA
- the cldn8.2 gene encoding claudin-8 produces the protein MASYTAYSGYTKPPQSYAGSYYDEKQAQAYTDYQDSVYEEKKRIEKKDRREAICCEVVALVIGFIGLIGVAAVTGLPMWKVTAFIEENIIVMETRWEGLWMNCYRQANIRMQCKVYDSLLFLPPDLQAARGLMCASVALTSFALIVSAVGMKCTKVVDHRARTKHIVLVAGGCLFLMGCVTTLIPVSWTGHVIIRDFYNPLLIDAQRRELGEALYIGWVTGAILFTAGVILLCRHAPRTQDPDERIAYNPGQNIYQPGYSYQPNTYQPYTYQPAYSYQPPYSAPPPGSVAYTPSQY, from the coding sequence ATGGCCTCTTACACTGCTTACAGTGGCTACACCAAGCCACCTCAATCCTATGCTGGGTCTTACTATGATGAAAAGCAAGCCCAGGCCTACACTGACTACCAAGACTCTGTGTACGAGGAAAAAAAGAGGATTGAGAAGAAGGACCGACGGGAGGCCATCTGCTGTGAGGTGGTGGCCCTCGTCATTGGCTTCATTGGACTAATCGGGGTGGCAGCCGTGACTGGGCTGCCGATGTGGAAGGTGACGGCTTTCATCGAGGAGAACATCATTGTCATGGAGACCCGCTGGGAGGGGTTGTGGATGAACTGCTACAGACAGGCCAACATCAGAATGCAGTGTAAGGTGTACGATTCCCTGCTGTTTCTGCCTCCAGATCTCCAGGCTGCTAGGGGTCTGATGTGCGCCTCCGTGGCCCTGACCTCCTTCGCCCTGATTGTTTCTGCTGTGGGGATGAAATGTACCAAAGTGGTGGACCATCGGGCTCGCACCAAGCATATTGTTCTTGTGGCTGGAGGTTGTCTGTTCCTCATGGGCTGCGTCACCACTCTGATTCCCGTGTCCTGGACTGGCCATGTCATCATTAGAGATTTCTACAACCCTCTGCTGATCGATGCCCAGCGCAGGGAGCTTGGGGAGGCTCTTTACATTGGCTGGGTGACTGGGGCTATACTTTTCACAGCGGGAGTAATCCTGCTGTGCCGTCACGCTCCCCGCACCCAGGACCCAGATGAGAGGATTGCATATAATCCCGGGCAAAATATCTACCAACCTGGATATTCATACCAGCCCAACACGTACCAGCCCTACACGTACCAGCCAGCGTACTCCTACCAACCCCCCTACTCTGCACCCCCACCTGGATCTGTGGCATACACCCCAAGCCAGTACTag
- the cldn8.1 gene encoding claudin-8 encodes MANSALEILGLLLTLIGLIGAAASTGMPMWRVTAFIGENIIVFETRYEGLWMNCFRQADIRMQCKVYDSLLALPPDLQAARGLMCCALALGGLGLLISLVGMQCTSCIQNNDRAKRMVLIIAGSMIIMACICVLIPVSWTGHVIIRDFYNPLLIDAQRRELGEALYIGWVASAFLMAGGCMFTCCNIQSDGKGSERYIYSRNSDYIAYPPQPLQPQQLVMLPQPQPQYYPQAQPVLSRHPSTVHSYHSRHPSVRSGVAYL; translated from the coding sequence ATGGCCAATTCAGCGTTGGAGATACTGGGTCTTCTACTGACCCTCATTGGGCTGATCGGGGCAGCAGCAAGCACTGGGATGCCGATGTGGCGAGTCACCGCCTTCATTGGGGAAAACATCATTGTGTTTGAGACCCGCTACGAGGGTCTGTGGATGAACTGCTTTCGGCAGGCCGACATCAGGATGCAGTGTAAGGTGTACGACTCTCTCTTGGCCTTGCCTCCTGACCTGCAGGCAGCTCGGGGGCTTATGTGTTGCGCTCTGGCGCTGGGTGGCCTCGGCTTGCTGATCAGTTTGGTGGGAATGCAGTGCACATCTTGCATTCAAAACAATGACCGGGCTAAGCGAATGGTCCTCATCATTGCAGGAAGCATGATCATAATGGCTTGCATCTGTGTCCTCATCCCTGTGTCCTGGACGGGTCACGTCATTATCAGGGACTTCTACAATCCTCTGCTCATCGACGCACAGCGCAGGGAGCTTGGAGAGGCCCTGTACATCGGCTGGGTGGCCTCTGCTTTCTTGATGGCTGGAGGGTGCATGTTTACTTGTTGCAATATACAGTCGGATGGAAAAGGCTCAGAGAGGTACATATATTCCAGGAATTCTGACTACATAGCGTACCCTCCACAGCCTCTCCAGCCTCAACAGCTGGTCATGCTTCCCCAGCCACAGCCTCAGTACTACCCTCAAGCTCAGCCAGTGCTATCAAGACACCCATCAACTGTCCACAGCTACCATTCCAGGCACCCCTCAGTCCGCAGTGGAGTGGCTTACCTCTGA
- the LOC115431065 gene encoding claudin-8-like: MVQGITEIAAMCVGFVGLIGAAATTGMPMWKVTAFIEENIIVMETRWEGLWMNCYRQANIRMQCKVYDSLLFLPPELQAARGLMCCSLALSGLGLLVGLAGMRCISCFRGNDWAKTIILMVAGGMQFMACICVFIPVSWTGHVIIRDFYNPLLIDAQRRELGEALYIGWVTGAFLFASALLFLCRRMPSDKGSFDVYHPGNLFGYKPASNKPTLTRFHPISSLSSLGPNPQRRSLPNSVSMGQQLAIAPQNITQVVASDGSLINTPVVYNPGLPENVSLLYQGNLVHQSSMRSSNHTGGIYTPGNSLYISHNSMPYSMMSTGNPTMSYQSGFHPVPQTPIFIGYKTSRIEQGSTPSVSSAGVYI; encoded by the coding sequence ATGGTTCAAGGAATTACAGAAATAGCCGCAATGTGTGTTGGCTTTGTCGGGCTGATCGGGGCGGCGGCGACAACAGGGATGCCAATGTGGAAGGTGACGGCTTTCATTGAGGAGAACATAATAGTAATGGAGACTCGATGGGAGGGTTTATGGATGAACTGTTATCGACAGGCCAACATCAGGATGCAGTGTAAGGTCTACGACTCCCTGCTTTTTCTGCCTCCGGAGCTACAGGCCGCCAGAGGCCTCATGTGCTGCTCTCTTGCTTTGTCCGGACTGGGGCTTCTAGTGGGCCTGGCAGGTATGAGATGCATCTCCTGCTTCCGGGGTAATGACTGGGCTAAGACCATTATCCTGATGGTTGCCGGTGGTATGCAGTTCATGGCCTGTATCTGCGTCTTTATCCCCGTTTCATGGACAGGCCATGTCATCATCAgggatttctacaaccctttGCTGATCGATGCCCAGAGGAGGGAGCTGGGAGAGGCGCTGTACATTGGCTGGGTGACCGGTGCTTTCCTTTTTGCCTCTGCGCTGTTATTTCTCTGTCGTCGTATGCCTTCAGACAAAGGTTCGTTCGACGTGTACCACCCTGGAAACCTGTTCGGTTACAAACCAGCAtcaaacaaaccaacactgacCAGGTTCCATCCCATTTCAAGTCTCTCCAGCCTTGGACCGAATCCACAACGACGTTCTCTACCGAACAGCGTTTCTATGGGACAACAACTGGCAATAGCTCCGCAAAACATCACCCAAGTAGTTGCAAGTGATGGCTCACTAATCAACACCCCTGTTGTTTATAACCCAGGTCTGCCTGAAAATGTGTCATTGTTATACCAAGGTAACCTGGTGCATCAATCTTCAATGCGGAGCTCTAACCACACTGGAGGAATATACACGCCAGGGAACTCTCTGTACATAAGCCACAATTCAATGCCGTATTCAATGATGTCTACAGGCAATCCCACAATGTCCTACCAATCCGGTTTCCATCCAGTTCCACAAACTCCTATTTTCATTGGATATAAAACATCAAGAATTGAACAAGGCTCTACTCCTAGTGTGAGCAGTGCTGGTGTATACATATGA